The region ATGTCCGGGAAAGCACCCAGAATTCCCGATTATCGTACACGCGGCCGTTTCCCAGTGGAATTTCCTGACCCACCCGCAATTTTGTGGCCTGAACCCCCTGTGAGGCCCAGAATTGAATACGCTCGTCCGCTTCGTGCGGTTCGACCCGAATATTCATCCGAACGGCGTATCGGATTTCACCGGAATCCTGTGTTTTGTGCGTAATTTTATACGAATGTTCCGGTTTGCCCTCAAAGATTTTATGGTTTGCCAGATCGTACCCTGTAAACGGACGGGTAGCTTTAAACGTCATCTCGTCTTCGTGCTGAAGAACCCCGATGCGAATCTGCAATGTCCCTGTTTTTTGATGAACCTCCATTACTCCTTTACACTCCTCTGATCCATTGAATTTTTCAGGGACTCCATCATCCACCGGAATCCCACCACAAAAAGAATAAGGCCCCCTGCCAGCCAGGGCCATCGAACGGTCTCTCCCTTTAAATACCACCCCAGTTTTTCATCCGGAATTTTCAAAAAAACCACGGCGATGGCGTTATTTAATACGTGAATAAAAATCCCGGGGATGACCGAGTCGCTCCTGTACGCGATGTAACCCAGCAAAACACCCAACAAAAGAATTTGAAAAAGCCACCAGGGATTCAAATGAACCACGGCGAACAAAACAGCCGAAACGGTAATAGCCCAGGCCGGGGAAAAGTACGTTTCCCACACCTTTTGAAAAAACCCCCTGAAAAGGATTTCCTCGAAAATGCCTGCAAAGATGGTTGCCGATAAAAAGGCCACCCAGAAATAGACCGGATTGTTAAACCGAAAGGATTCCTTAATCAAGTTTTCCATTTCGGGCGGCATGACCAGCCAGTTTTGAACAATTCGATCGATCGCATCCGATATGGGAATCAGGCCAATCGTCAGCAAGATACTGGCAGCCAAAACCGGCCATCCTACCGGCCGCAGGCGAAAGGCCTGTCTGAATGATAGTTTTTTCCATTTGAGAAAAATAAACTCCGGAACCAACA is a window of Calditrichota bacterium DNA encoding:
- a CDS encoding CPBP family intramembrane metalloprotease, whose translation is MNKPELQPKEVVSEPPFLTPGRTLILVLCSMLLVFGVGFALAMWIRIKSPNSDLRALVLSAELLLLVPEFIFLKWKKLSFRQAFRLRPVGWPVLAASILLTIGLIPISDAIDRIVQNWLVMPPEMENLIKESFRFNNPVYFWVAFLSATIFAGIFEEILFRGFFQKVWETYFSPAWAITVSAVLFAVVHLNPWWLFQILLLGVLLGYIAYRSDSVIPGIFIHVLNNAIAVVFLKIPDEKLGWYLKGETVRWPWLAGGLILFVVGFRWMMESLKNSMDQRSVKE